The Amycolatopsis sp. DG1A-15b genome window below encodes:
- a CDS encoding serine/threonine-protein kinase: protein MNGLASALLSLAHSLFGPGFCPGDWVWATSAAGALVALLPPIGAVAVSIIRKGTGNRYDATTLGVFGVIGLVSTLVLPWLLAIGVSGVFQAAFGNRKTGLSADELKTLNGGGCWVDNQREYLGGGQTVFDLLSSQHGKEIPFFVYLLAFAVLGAGSLFFVMLQGRTAFRRGPKWPSRFFWIPFAAMLVFSVGMEANTALHFFLGFLPFSVLGLIPVAMVGPPPWSVINRSDRSDEPPPRRQQEPPGPPPSQVQPRPTPPPPPPPINRPYPKTALASAPEPPSPPLGALAAAPGPIPPPPGSRNAGGSRYRRVKQLGAGGFGTVWQAVDTQLNRTVALKIAHAPDRDTAERMQREARALAVVSHPNCVKVYDLAEEPDGLALVMEYLEGRPLAELVDGQGPLDDVAAGRLWATMAGALAAAHEKGVLHRDIKPSNVVLDRSGLAHLIDFGIARSQGDSKMTATGMMIGTPDFVAPEQAMGSAASPASDAWQLAATISYALSGQPPRGTRETPMAALMAAARAEPVSRLPQRSAHARLLAASLDPEPRRRPTLNAVRREVEGWLSRAGKSADGPVTRVVPRQPGSGLPRR from the coding sequence GTGAACGGACTCGCGAGCGCGTTGCTCTCGCTAGCCCATTCCTTGTTCGGCCCGGGCTTCTGCCCCGGCGACTGGGTATGGGCCACGAGTGCGGCCGGCGCGCTCGTCGCGCTGCTTCCGCCGATCGGCGCGGTCGCCGTGTCGATCATCCGGAAGGGCACCGGCAACCGCTACGACGCCACGACGCTGGGCGTCTTCGGGGTGATCGGCCTGGTCAGCACGCTGGTGCTGCCGTGGCTGCTGGCCATCGGCGTCTCGGGCGTCTTCCAGGCGGCGTTCGGCAACAGGAAGACCGGGCTGTCGGCGGACGAGCTCAAGACGCTGAACGGCGGCGGCTGCTGGGTGGACAACCAGCGGGAGTACCTGGGCGGCGGTCAGACCGTCTTCGACTTGCTGTCCTCGCAGCACGGCAAGGAGATCCCGTTCTTCGTCTACCTGCTGGCGTTCGCGGTCCTGGGCGCAGGCTCGCTGTTCTTCGTCATGCTGCAGGGCCGCACGGCCTTCCGCCGCGGCCCGAAGTGGCCGTCGCGGTTCTTCTGGATCCCGTTCGCCGCGATGCTCGTGTTCAGCGTCGGCATGGAGGCGAACACGGCGCTGCACTTCTTCCTCGGCTTCCTGCCGTTCAGCGTGCTGGGCCTGATCCCGGTCGCGATGGTCGGGCCGCCGCCGTGGTCGGTGATCAACCGATCCGACCGGTCGGACGAGCCGCCGCCGCGCCGCCAGCAGGAGCCCCCGGGGCCGCCGCCCTCGCAGGTCCAGCCGCGCCCCACCCCGCCGCCCCCGCCGCCGCCGATCAACCGGCCGTACCCGAAGACGGCGCTGGCTTCCGCGCCCGAGCCGCCGTCCCCGCCGCTCGGCGCGCTGGCCGCGGCGCCGGGCCCGATCCCGCCGCCGCCCGGCTCCCGCAACGCCGGCGGCAGCCGCTACCGCCGCGTCAAGCAGCTCGGCGCGGGCGGCTTCGGCACGGTCTGGCAGGCCGTCGACACCCAGCTGAACCGCACGGTCGCGCTGAAGATCGCGCACGCGCCGGACCGCGACACGGCCGAGCGCATGCAGCGCGAGGCCCGCGCGCTGGCCGTGGTCAGCCACCCGAACTGCGTCAAGGTGTACGACCTCGCCGAGGAGCCGGACGGCCTCGCGCTGGTGATGGAGTACCTCGAAGGCCGTCCGCTGGCCGAGCTGGTCGACGGCCAGGGCCCGCTCGACGACGTCGCGGCGGGCCGCCTGTGGGCGACGATGGCGGGTGCCCTGGCGGCGGCGCACGAGAAGGGTGTCCTGCACCGCGACATCAAGCCGTCGAACGTCGTCCTCGACCGCAGCGGCCTGGCCCACCTGATCGACTTCGGCATCGCCCGCAGCCAGGGCGATTCGAAGATGACGGCCACCGGGATGATGATCGGCACGCCCGACTTCGTCGCCCCGGAGCAGGCAATGGGGTCGGCGGCGTCCCCGGCGTCCGACGCGTGGCAGCTGGCGGCGACGATCAGTTACGCGCTGTCCGGTCAGCCGCCGCGCGGAACGCGGGAGACGCCGATGGCGGCCCTGATGGCGGCGGCCCGGGCCGAGCCGGTGTCGCGGCTGCCCCAGCGCAGCGCGCACGCCCGCTTGCTGGCGGCCTCACTGGACCCGGAACCCCGCCGCCGCCCGACGTTGAACGCGGTGCGGCGCGAGGTCGAGGGCTGGCTGTCGCGGGCGGGCAAGTCCGCGGACGGCCCGGTGACGCGGGTCGTGCCGCGTCAGCCGGGGAGCGGGCTGCCCCGCCGCTAG
- a CDS encoding propionyl-CoA synthetase, with product MGAYSEAYRRSLAEPDAFWLAAAESISWTRRPERALDDSNPPFHRWFPDAELNTSYNALDRHVEAGRGGQAALIWDSPVTGRKRTYSYEELRDTVARFAGALSSLGVTKGDRVIVYLPMVPEAAIAMLACARIGAVHSVVFGGFAPKELAARIEDAKPKVILAASCGIEPTRVVEYQPIIEAALGMTEHQPDHVVVLQREQAPAVLTGRDLDWRELAVGADPADPVPVAATDPLYILYTSGTTGKPKGVVRDTGGHAVALAYSMEAVYDVHAGDVWWTASDVGWVVGHSYIVYAPLLVGATTVMYEGKPVGTPDAGAFWRVIAEHEVQALFTAPTALRAVKKVDPDARELEKYELKQFRTLFMAGERLDPETYHWAHEKLGVPVVDHWWQTETGWPIAANPRGLEPMDVKAGSATKPVPGWDVRILDQAGEELPAGREGAITVKLPLPPGSLPTLWGDDERYREAYLSRYEGHYLTGDSGYFDEDGYLFVMGRTDDVINVAGHRLSTGSMEAVLASHPAVAECAVIGVADQLKGQLPRGFVVLKAGVDVPADQLRDELVALVRRDIGPVAAFRDVSIVDALPKTRSGKILRKTMRAIADGRDEAVPSTIEDPSVLEAIRKALR from the coding sequence ATGGGCGCGTACTCCGAAGCCTACCGGCGCAGCCTGGCCGAGCCGGACGCGTTCTGGCTGGCCGCGGCGGAGTCGATCAGCTGGACCAGGCGGCCGGAGCGGGCCCTGGACGACTCGAACCCGCCCTTCCACCGGTGGTTCCCGGACGCCGAGCTGAACACCTCGTACAACGCGCTGGACCGGCACGTCGAGGCCGGCCGCGGCGGCCAGGCCGCGCTGATCTGGGACTCTCCCGTGACCGGACGGAAACGCACGTACTCGTACGAGGAGCTGCGGGACACGGTCGCGCGCTTCGCCGGCGCGCTCAGCTCGCTGGGAGTCACGAAGGGTGACCGGGTGATCGTCTACCTCCCGATGGTGCCGGAGGCCGCGATCGCGATGCTGGCCTGCGCGCGGATCGGCGCCGTGCACTCGGTGGTCTTCGGCGGGTTCGCGCCGAAGGAGCTGGCCGCGCGGATCGAAGACGCGAAGCCGAAGGTCATCCTGGCGGCGTCCTGCGGCATCGAGCCGACGCGGGTGGTCGAGTACCAGCCGATCATCGAAGCCGCGCTGGGGATGACCGAGCACCAGCCCGACCACGTCGTCGTGCTGCAGCGCGAGCAGGCACCGGCCGTGCTGACCGGGCGCGACCTCGACTGGCGCGAGCTGGCGGTGGGCGCCGACCCGGCCGACCCGGTCCCGGTCGCGGCCACCGATCCGCTGTACATCCTCTACACGTCCGGGACGACCGGAAAGCCGAAGGGCGTCGTGCGCGACACCGGCGGTCACGCCGTCGCGCTCGCCTACTCGATGGAAGCCGTCTACGACGTCCACGCCGGTGACGTCTGGTGGACGGCGTCCGACGTCGGCTGGGTCGTCGGGCACTCCTACATCGTGTACGCGCCGCTGCTGGTCGGCGCGACGACGGTGATGTACGAAGGCAAGCCGGTCGGCACGCCGGACGCGGGCGCGTTCTGGCGGGTCATCGCCGAGCACGAGGTCCAGGCGCTGTTCACCGCGCCGACCGCGCTGCGGGCCGTCAAGAAGGTCGACCCGGACGCCCGTGAGCTGGAGAAGTACGAGCTGAAGCAGTTCCGGACGCTGTTCATGGCCGGCGAGCGGCTCGACCCGGAGACCTACCACTGGGCGCACGAGAAGCTCGGGGTGCCGGTCGTCGACCACTGGTGGCAGACCGAGACCGGCTGGCCGATCGCCGCCAACCCGCGCGGCCTGGAGCCGATGGATGTCAAGGCGGGTTCGGCGACCAAGCCCGTCCCCGGCTGGGACGTCCGGATCCTCGACCAGGCGGGCGAGGAGCTGCCGGCCGGGCGCGAAGGCGCCATCACCGTGAAGCTGCCGCTGCCGCCGGGATCGCTGCCGACGCTGTGGGGTGACGACGAGCGGTACCGCGAGGCCTACCTCTCGCGCTACGAAGGTCATTACCTGACCGGCGACTCCGGCTACTTCGACGAAGACGGCTACCTGTTCGTCATGGGCCGGACCGACGACGTCATCAACGTCGCCGGGCACCGGCTGTCCACCGGGTCGATGGAGGCCGTGCTGGCTTCGCACCCGGCGGTCGCCGAGTGCGCCGTGATCGGCGTGGCCGACCAGCTCAAGGGCCAGCTACCGCGCGGGTTCGTGGTGCTCAAGGCGGGCGTGGACGTCCCGGCGGACCAGCTTCGGGACGAACTCGTGGCGCTGGTCCGGCGGGACATCGGCCCGGTCGCCGCGTTCCGCGATGTGTCCATTGTGGACGCCCTGCCCAAGACGCGGTCGGGGAAGATCCTGCGCAAGACGATGCGCGCGATCGCCGACGGCCGCGACGAGGCGGTGCCCTCGACGATCGAGGACCCGAGCGTCCTGGAGGCGATCCGGAAAGCCCTTCGTTAA
- a CDS encoding beta-N-acetylhexosaminidase has protein sequence MRLSRAVLTAAVVSLTAAGLPASAVAAAAAPERSVTDLVPAPVSAKADPRGEFRLTPSTVIAADRGAGQVADYLRGLLRPATGFPLPVVPHSAGLPALSLKLGHDPRIGTEGYELKVARDGVTVKANTADGLFEGVQSLRQLLPSAIDAQRVQHRTWTVAGGTILDYPRFAERGAMLDVARHFFKPDQVKTYIDQIAQYKVNTLHLHLADDQGWRIEIKSWPKLATVGGKTAVDGDPGGYYTQAQYRDIVAYAASRHITVIPEIDMPGHTNAAQSTYAELNCDGKAVPPRTDTEVGYSSLCISSPITYKFVEDVVRELAALTPGPYLHIGGDEAHSTPPADYLTFEHKVQPIVAKYGKKVTGWHEIAKSVPPVSAVPQYWDFGGDNPDVAAAAARGNKILMSPANYAYLDMKYTPQTPLGQDWAALIEVRDGYGWDPATLVKGVGESQVAGVEAPLWTETIRTSDDIEYMAFPRLPGIAEIGWSPKPTHNWDAYRARLAKQAPRWVAQGIDFYRSPQVDWK, from the coding sequence ATGCGCTTGTCCAGAGCCGTCCTGACCGCGGCCGTCGTGAGTCTCACGGCCGCCGGCCTGCCCGCTTCCGCGGTGGCCGCCGCGGCCGCTCCCGAACGGAGCGTGACCGACCTCGTCCCGGCGCCCGTCTCGGCGAAGGCCGACCCGCGCGGCGAATTCCGGCTCACGCCGTCGACCGTGATCGCCGCCGACCGCGGGGCCGGCCAGGTCGCGGACTACCTGCGCGGCCTGCTCCGCCCGGCCACCGGCTTCCCGCTGCCGGTCGTGCCGCACAGCGCCGGCCTGCCCGCGCTCTCGCTGAAGCTGGGCCACGACCCGCGGATCGGCACCGAGGGTTACGAACTGAAGGTCGCGCGCGACGGCGTCACGGTGAAAGCCAACACCGCCGACGGGCTCTTCGAAGGCGTGCAGTCGCTGCGGCAGCTGCTGCCGTCGGCGATCGACGCCCAGCGCGTCCAGCACCGGACCTGGACCGTCGCCGGCGGCACGATCCTCGACTACCCGCGCTTCGCCGAGCGTGGGGCGATGCTCGACGTCGCCCGGCACTTCTTCAAGCCGGACCAGGTGAAGACCTACATCGACCAGATCGCCCAGTACAAGGTCAACACGCTGCACCTGCACCTGGCCGACGACCAGGGCTGGCGGATCGAGATCAAGAGCTGGCCGAAGCTGGCGACGGTCGGCGGCAAGACCGCGGTCGACGGCGACCCGGGCGGCTACTACACGCAGGCGCAGTATCGGGACATCGTCGCGTACGCGGCTTCGCGGCACATCACGGTGATCCCGGAGATCGACATGCCGGGCCACACGAACGCGGCGCAGTCGACGTACGCCGAGCTGAACTGCGACGGGAAGGCCGTCCCGCCGCGCACGGACACCGAGGTCGGCTACAGCTCGCTGTGCATCTCCTCACCGATCACGTACAAGTTCGTCGAGGACGTCGTGCGCGAGCTGGCGGCCCTCACCCCGGGCCCGTACCTGCACATCGGGGGCGACGAAGCCCATTCGACGCCGCCCGCGGACTACCTGACCTTCGAGCACAAGGTGCAGCCGATCGTCGCGAAGTACGGCAAGAAGGTCACCGGCTGGCACGAGATCGCCAAGTCGGTCCCGCCGGTGTCGGCGGTCCCGCAGTACTGGGACTTCGGCGGCGACAACCCGGACGTCGCGGCGGCCGCGGCGCGCGGCAACAAGATCCTGATGTCGCCGGCGAACTACGCCTACCTCGACATGAAGTACACCCCGCAGACGCCGCTCGGCCAGGACTGGGCCGCGCTGATCGAGGTTCGCGACGGGTACGGCTGGGACCCGGCGACGCTGGTCAAGGGCGTCGGCGAGAGCCAGGTCGCGGGCGTCGAAGCGCCGCTGTGGACCGAGACCATCCGCACCAGCGACGACATCGAGTACATGGCGTTCCCGCGGCTGCCGGGGATCGCGGAGATCGGCTGGTCCCCGAAGCCGACGCACAACTGGGACGCCTACCGCGCGCGGCTGGCGAAGCAGGCCCCGCGCTGGGTGGCGCAGGGCATCGACTTCTACCGCTCCCCGCAGGTCGACTGGAAGTGA
- a CDS encoding TetR/AcrR family transcriptional regulator, producing MPGDGRIARGDATRRLVLRRAVDVASVDGLAGLSLGRLATELELSKSGVFALFGSKEELQLATIDAALEIFRSHVVTPARTVAPGLPRLRAVCEKWLDYSEGRVFPGGCFFFNVGAEFDARPGRVHDAVAAASGSFAAFLRETASEAVARGEVDADAEVLAFELHALGRAANADAVLHGGAGFYILARRVIRARLDAVARA from the coding sequence GTGCCGGGTGACGGCCGGATCGCGCGCGGCGACGCGACCCGGCGCCTGGTGCTGCGCCGGGCCGTGGACGTCGCTTCGGTCGACGGCCTCGCGGGGCTGTCCCTCGGCCGGCTGGCCACCGAGCTGGAGCTGAGCAAGAGCGGGGTGTTCGCGCTGTTCGGTTCCAAGGAGGAACTGCAGCTCGCGACGATCGACGCCGCGCTGGAGATCTTCCGATCGCACGTCGTGACGCCGGCGCGGACGGTGGCGCCCGGCCTGCCCCGGCTGCGCGCGGTGTGCGAGAAGTGGCTGGACTACTCGGAAGGGCGGGTCTTCCCGGGCGGCTGCTTCTTCTTCAACGTCGGCGCGGAGTTCGACGCGCGCCCGGGCCGCGTGCACGACGCGGTGGCGGCGGCGAGTGGCTCGTTCGCCGCCTTCCTCCGGGAAACGGCGTCCGAAGCGGTGGCCCGTGGCGAAGTCGACGCGGACGCCGAGGTCCTGGCGTTCGAACTCCACGCGCTGGGCCGCGCGGCCAACGCGGACGCCGTCCTCCACGGCGGCGCCGGTTTCTATATCTTGGCGAGGAGGGTGATTCGCGCGCGGCTGGACGCCGTCGCGCGGGCTTGA
- a CDS encoding MOSC domain-containing protein has protein sequence MNVDGVFVGEPSVLGYRRDRPVRSAITKARVTAPELTLTELNLDGDRQADLTVHGGVDKAVYVYPAEHYPAWAADGLEAEPGGFGENVSLTGVTEDDVRIGDVWSWGAALVQVSQPRQPCFKLAMKTGRKDVTPLMIDSGRCGWYLRVLRPGTVPTSGPIEPAERADGPTITEVYLVSFANYGQLPEDKVEAALDLADRVLATPALSASYRDGVQSTVDRWRARRAG, from the coding sequence ATGAACGTCGACGGCGTGTTTGTGGGGGAACCGAGCGTCCTGGGGTACCGGCGGGACCGGCCGGTGCGGAGCGCGATCACGAAGGCGCGGGTCACGGCGCCGGAGCTGACCCTGACCGAGCTGAACCTCGACGGTGACCGGCAGGCCGACCTCACCGTGCACGGCGGCGTCGACAAAGCGGTCTACGTCTACCCGGCCGAGCACTACCCGGCGTGGGCGGCCGACGGACTCGAGGCCGAGCCGGGCGGCTTCGGCGAGAACGTCTCGCTGACCGGCGTCACCGAGGACGACGTCCGGATCGGGGACGTCTGGTCCTGGGGCGCGGCGCTGGTCCAGGTGTCCCAGCCGCGGCAGCCGTGCTTCAAGCTGGCCATGAAGACCGGCCGCAAGGACGTCACCCCGCTGATGATCGACAGCGGGCGGTGCGGTTGGTACCTGCGCGTGCTGCGGCCCGGCACGGTGCCGACGTCCGGGCCGATCGAGCCGGCCGAGCGCGCGGACGGCCCGACGATCACCGAGGTGTACCTGGTCTCTTTCGCCAACTACGGGCAGCTGCCGGAGGACAAGGTCGAGGCGGCGCTGGACCTCGCCGACCGGGTGCTGGCCACGCCCGCGCTTTCGGCCTCCTACCGCGACGGCGTCCAGTCCACTGTGGACCGCTGGCGGGCGCGGCGTGCCGGGTGA
- a CDS encoding M20 family metallopeptidase, with translation MELLDKARAHVDSGALFAELAGLVAYRTVSDAPEGRAAIQAYLDEVLTPALTGLGCEVTQHANPDPAGGPFLVGVRTESAELPTLLCYGHADVVGEAGRWGDGRDPWTLTADGDRWYGRGTADNKGQHLINLTALRLVLAERGRLGFNLAFLFETGEEIGSPGLAEFAAREKALLRADVLIASDGPRLDAATPTLFLGARGGVRIDLDVDLRPGGHHSGNWGGILRNPATTLAGAIASLVDGHGRIRVPELLPPELPESVRAALADVVVGATPGDPDLDETWGDPRLTPAERLYGWNTLEVLSLGAADVDRPVNAIPGRARAVLQLRYVAGTDVEGVAPAIRKHLAAQGFPMVSVRTEADFLASRTPVGDPWVSWARARLNSVSDRPVAVLPNFGGGLPNHVFTDVLGLATLWLPHSYPGCHQHAPDEHLLAPVARDGLVLATALFDALGSTPPMA, from the coding sequence ATGGAACTGCTCGACAAGGCCCGCGCCCACGTCGACTCCGGCGCCCTCTTCGCCGAACTGGCCGGGCTGGTCGCCTACCGCACGGTCAGCGACGCTCCCGAAGGCCGCGCCGCGATCCAGGCGTACCTGGACGAGGTCCTGACGCCCGCGCTGACCGGACTCGGCTGCGAAGTCACCCAGCACGCGAACCCCGATCCGGCGGGCGGGCCGTTCCTCGTCGGCGTCCGCACCGAGTCGGCCGAGCTGCCGACACTGCTCTGCTACGGCCACGCCGACGTCGTCGGGGAAGCCGGCCGGTGGGGTGACGGCCGGGACCCGTGGACGCTCACCGCGGACGGCGATCGCTGGTACGGCCGCGGCACCGCGGACAACAAGGGCCAGCACCTGATCAACCTGACCGCGTTGCGGCTGGTGCTGGCCGAGCGCGGGCGGCTGGGCTTCAACCTCGCGTTCCTCTTCGAGACCGGCGAGGAGATCGGCTCACCGGGGCTCGCGGAGTTCGCCGCGCGGGAGAAGGCCTTGCTGCGGGCGGACGTCCTGATCGCCTCCGACGGCCCGCGCCTCGACGCGGCGACCCCGACGTTGTTCCTCGGCGCGCGCGGCGGCGTCCGGATCGACCTGGACGTCGACCTCCGTCCGGGCGGCCACCACTCCGGCAACTGGGGCGGCATCCTGCGCAACCCGGCCACGACGCTGGCCGGCGCGATCGCGAGCCTGGTCGACGGCCACGGCCGCATCCGGGTCCCGGAACTGCTGCCGCCGGAGCTGCCGGAGTCCGTGCGCGCGGCCCTGGCGGACGTCGTCGTCGGCGCCACGCCGGGCGACCCGGACCTCGACGAGACGTGGGGCGACCCGCGGCTGACGCCCGCCGAGCGGCTCTACGGCTGGAACACCCTGGAGGTGCTCTCACTCGGCGCGGCGGACGTCGACCGCCCGGTCAACGCGATCCCCGGCCGCGCCCGTGCGGTGCTGCAGCTGCGGTACGTGGCGGGAACGGACGTCGAGGGCGTCGCTCCGGCCATTCGCAAACATCTTGCCGCACAAGGGTTTCCGATGGTTTCGGTGCGCACGGAAGCCGATTTCCTGGCGAGCCGCACACCGGTCGGCGACCCGTGGGTGAGCTGGGCGCGGGCGAGGTTGAACTCGGTCTCGGACCGCCCGGTGGCGGTGCTGCCGAACTTCGGCGGCGGCCTGCCGAACCACGTGTTCACCGACGTCCTCGGGCTGGCGACGCTGTGGCTGCCGCACTCGTACCCGGGTTGTCACCAGCACGCGCCGGACGAGCACCTGCTCGCCCCGGTCGCCCGGGACGGGCTGGTGCTCGCCACGGCGCTGTTCGACGCCCTCGGTTCGACGCCGCCCATGGCTTGA
- a CDS encoding NAD(P)H-dependent oxidoreductase, protein MKIGIVLGSTRPGRVGDQVARWVHERAARRGDAEFAVIDLRDHPLPHLEEPPGFSGQYQDERTRAFAALVASCDGFVFVTPEYNHSVPGVLKNAMDHVHIEWNTKAAGFVSYGGAGGARSVEQLRLVCGALQLADVSPQVTLPLATEFENRTVFAPGDHQLAALDTLLDHVVAWSTALAPLRGGEAEAAIRRRLDEVIEALRAKDLEALRGVYAPDVLSFDVEPPLQHAGVEAKLKNWAKVFTIFEKVDYELRDLTVTVSAGLAVGHGFGRISGTLPSGEPVTGMWVRATFVFRYRGDGWVIVHDQASVPFDVASGRGVTDLEP, encoded by the coding sequence ATGAAGATCGGAATCGTGCTCGGCAGCACCCGCCCGGGCCGCGTCGGAGACCAGGTGGCCCGCTGGGTCCACGAGCGGGCCGCGCGCCGGGGTGACGCCGAGTTCGCCGTGATCGACCTGCGTGACCACCCGCTGCCCCACCTCGAGGAGCCGCCGGGCTTCTCGGGGCAGTACCAGGACGAGCGCACCCGGGCCTTCGCCGCCCTCGTCGCGTCGTGCGACGGGTTCGTCTTCGTCACGCCGGAGTACAACCACTCCGTTCCGGGCGTGCTCAAGAACGCCATGGACCACGTCCACATCGAATGGAACACCAAGGCGGCCGGGTTCGTCTCGTACGGCGGTGCGGGCGGCGCCCGCTCGGTCGAGCAGCTGCGGCTCGTCTGCGGGGCACTGCAGCTCGCCGACGTTTCCCCGCAGGTCACGCTCCCGCTGGCGACCGAGTTCGAGAACCGCACGGTCTTCGCGCCGGGTGACCACCAGCTCGCCGCCCTGGACACGCTGCTCGACCACGTCGTCGCCTGGAGCACCGCGCTGGCGCCGCTGCGGGGCGGGGAGGCGGAAGCCGCGATCAGGCGCCGGCTCGACGAGGTCATCGAGGCGCTCCGGGCCAAGGATCTCGAGGCCCTGCGCGGGGTTTACGCGCCGGACGTCTTGTCCTTCGACGTCGAACCGCCGCTGCAGCACGCCGGGGTCGAAGCGAAGCTGAAGAACTGGGCGAAGGTGTTCACCATCTTCGAAAAGGTGGACTACGAGCTGCGCGACCTGACCGTCACCGTGAGCGCGGGCTTGGCCGTCGGCCACGGCTTCGGCCGGATCAGCGGCACGCTGCCGAGCGGGGAACCCGTGACCGGCATGTGGGTCCGGGCCACCTTCGTCTTCCGGTACCGCGGCGACGGCTGGGTGATCGTCCACGACCAGGCGTCCGTGCCGTTCGATGTGGCAAGCGGCCGGGGCGTGACCGACCTCGAACCCTGA
- the sigJ gene encoding RNA polymerase sigma factor SigJ, whose translation MTTPSELPVAERRHLVNLAYRLLGSLTEAEDAVQETYARWYALSPAQQDAISSPGAWLTTVAGRICLDVLGSARVRRERYVGQWLPEPLPDQPDPADRITLDESVSMAFLVALEAMTPPQRVALVLHDVFGYSFAEVAEITGRTPAACRELASAARRRIRAARPAAPAARQAALVRDFKEAWAAGDIGTLIGLLDPGATLTADGGGRVRAAIAPIEGAEPVARYVAELAAFGALTLEERTVNGLPGLVLRRGDELAAVYAFAVADDRITHLWAVRNPDKLGPWLG comes from the coding sequence ATGACAACGCCATCGGAACTTCCCGTCGCCGAACGGCGGCACCTGGTCAACCTCGCCTACCGGCTGCTCGGCTCGCTGACCGAAGCCGAGGACGCCGTCCAGGAGACCTACGCCCGCTGGTACGCCTTGTCCCCGGCGCAGCAGGACGCGATCTCCTCGCCCGGGGCCTGGCTGACGACGGTGGCCGGCCGCATCTGCCTGGACGTCCTGGGCTCGGCGCGGGTGCGGCGGGAGCGGTACGTGGGCCAGTGGCTGCCCGAGCCGCTGCCCGACCAGCCCGACCCGGCCGACCGGATCACCCTGGACGAGTCGGTGAGCATGGCCTTCCTCGTCGCGCTCGAAGCGATGACCCCGCCGCAGCGCGTGGCACTCGTCCTGCACGACGTCTTCGGGTACTCCTTCGCCGAGGTCGCCGAAATCACCGGCCGGACGCCGGCCGCGTGCCGGGAACTGGCGTCCGCGGCCCGCCGCCGGATCCGCGCCGCCCGGCCCGCCGCGCCGGCCGCCCGGCAGGCCGCGCTGGTGCGGGACTTCAAGGAGGCTTGGGCCGCCGGGGACATCGGCACCCTGATCGGGCTGCTCGACCCCGGCGCGACCTTGACCGCGGACGGCGGCGGCCGGGTCCGCGCCGCGATCGCGCCGATCGAAGGCGCCGAACCCGTCGCCCGGTACGTGGCCGAGCTGGCCGCCTTCGGTGCGCTGACGCTCGAAGAGCGCACGGTCAACGGCCTGCCCGGCCTGGTCCTGCGCCGCGGGGACGAGCTGGCCGCCGTCTACGCCTTCGCCGTCGCGGACGACCGGATCACGCACCTGTGGGCCGTCCGGAACCCCGACAAGCTCGGCCCCTGGCTCGGGTGA
- a CDS encoding SGNH/GDSL hydrolase family protein — MSYHRFVVLGDSCAEGLDDPYPDQRHYRGWADFVAARLAEDEPGFRYANLAVRGRRLDQIVPEQIPAATRLEPDLVALFGGGNDIMSRGWDARTVARRVDAAIRACTEISPVVVTFTLSDVSRRMPLGSRMRPRIVALNEAIREAAVSYGAQLIDLWPDPAVTDSRYFGADRLHLSAHGHRRLAAHVLARLGLGHDPAWLAPLPGTAAPGSRRADLQWLLREVLPVAVTRTRNRLIGREPGDGFFPKRPDLLPMALDEAWAPGNA, encoded by the coding sequence ATGAGCTACCACCGTTTCGTCGTCCTCGGCGACAGCTGCGCCGAAGGCCTCGACGACCCGTACCCGGACCAGCGCCACTACCGCGGCTGGGCCGACTTCGTCGCCGCTCGCCTGGCGGAGGACGAGCCCGGCTTCCGCTACGCCAACCTCGCCGTCCGCGGGCGCCGGCTCGACCAGATCGTGCCCGAGCAGATCCCGGCGGCCACCCGGCTCGAACCCGACCTGGTCGCCCTCTTCGGCGGCGGCAACGACATCATGAGCCGCGGCTGGGACGCCCGGACCGTCGCCCGCCGGGTCGACGCCGCCATCCGCGCCTGCACCGAGATCTCGCCGGTGGTCGTCACGTTCACGCTCAGCGACGTCTCCCGCCGGATGCCGCTGGGCAGCCGGATGCGGCCGCGGATCGTCGCGCTCAACGAGGCCATCCGCGAAGCGGCCGTCAGCTACGGGGCCCAGCTCATCGACCTGTGGCCCGACCCGGCCGTCACCGATTCGCGCTACTTCGGCGCCGACCGGCTCCACCTGTCCGCCCACGGCCACCGCCGGCTCGCCGCCCACGTCCTCGCCCGGCTCGGCCTCGGCCACGACCCGGCCTGGCTCGCGCCGTTGCCCGGCACCGCGGCGCCCGGCAGCCGGCGCGCCGACCTGCAGTGGCTGCTCCGGGAGGTGCTGCCGGTCGCCGTGACCCGCACGCGCAACCGGCTGATCGGCCGCGAGCCCGGCGACGGCTTCTTCCCGAAGCGCCCCGACCTGCTCCCGATGGCACTGGACGAGGCGTGGGCACCCGGCAACGCCTGA